In a single window of the Streptomyces cinnabarinus genome:
- a CDS encoding aldehyde dehydrogenase family protein, with protein MPDLFIDGEWRGALDERTREIHCPADGSPVGVVDEAGGKDTVEAIGAARRAFDTGPWPRTAPQERGDLLLRVAELLVRDKESIARAESLDTGKRLVESEYDVDDVANCFRYFGRLVASEAPGRVVDTGAAGIDSRVVYEPVGVCGLITPWNYPLLQTAWKVAPALAAGNTFVLKPSELTPHTAIHLMRLLDEAGLPAGVGNLVLGAGPEAGAPLGDHPDVDLVSFTGGLATGRRLMAAAAGTVKKVALELGGKNPNIVFADADFDTAVDMALTAVFLHSGQVCSAGARLLVEDSLHDRFVDEVVRRAAEIRLGGPFDERAQSGPLISAAHRSKVEAYVAKGIAEGAVLRCGGARPTGPGLDEGFYYPPTVLDECAAGMSVVQEESFGPVLTVERFTGEDEAVRLANGTVFGLAGAVWTRDEAKAARVAAALRIGTVWINDYHPYVPQAEWGGFKQSGTGRELGPSGLAEYREAKHIWRNTSPTPQGWFS; from the coding sequence ATGCCTGATCTGTTCATCGACGGCGAGTGGCGGGGCGCGCTCGACGAGCGCACCCGTGAGATCCACTGCCCGGCCGACGGTTCCCCGGTCGGCGTGGTCGACGAGGCGGGCGGCAAGGACACGGTGGAGGCGATCGGCGCCGCCCGGCGTGCCTTCGACACCGGTCCCTGGCCCAGGACCGCGCCGCAGGAGCGCGGCGACCTGCTGCTGCGCGTGGCCGAACTCCTCGTACGCGACAAGGAGTCGATCGCCCGCGCGGAGTCGCTCGACACCGGAAAGCGGCTCGTAGAGAGCGAGTACGACGTCGACGACGTGGCCAACTGCTTCCGGTACTTCGGGCGGCTGGTCGCCAGCGAGGCGCCGGGACGGGTCGTCGACACCGGCGCGGCGGGCATCGACAGCCGGGTGGTGTACGAGCCGGTCGGCGTCTGCGGACTCATCACGCCCTGGAACTACCCGTTGCTCCAGACGGCCTGGAAGGTGGCCCCGGCGCTCGCGGCGGGCAACACCTTCGTGCTGAAGCCGAGCGAGCTGACCCCGCACACCGCGATCCATCTCATGCGGCTGCTGGACGAGGCCGGGCTCCCGGCCGGCGTCGGCAATCTGGTCCTCGGCGCCGGTCCCGAGGCCGGCGCGCCGCTCGGTGACCATCCGGACGTCGACCTCGTCTCCTTCACCGGCGGGCTGGCGACCGGGCGGCGACTGATGGCGGCCGCGGCCGGAACCGTCAAGAAGGTCGCACTCGAACTCGGCGGCAAGAACCCCAACATCGTCTTCGCCGACGCCGACTTCGACACAGCCGTCGACATGGCCCTGACCGCCGTGTTCCTGCACTCCGGGCAGGTGTGCTCGGCGGGCGCGCGGCTGCTGGTGGAGGACTCGCTGCACGACCGGTTCGTGGACGAGGTCGTGCGCCGGGCCGCGGAGATCCGGCTCGGCGGCCCCTTCGACGAACGGGCCCAGAGCGGACCGCTGATCTCGGCGGCGCACCGCTCGAAGGTCGAGGCGTACGTGGCCAAGGGCATCGCCGAGGGCGCGGTGCTGCGCTGCGGCGGCGCCCGTCCCACCGGACCGGGCCTCGACGAGGGCTTCTACTACCCGCCCACGGTGCTGGACGAGTGCGCCGCCGGGATGTCGGTGGTCCAGGAGGAGTCCTTCGGACCGGTACTCACGGTGGAGCGCTTCACCGGCGAGGACGAGGCCGTACGCCTGGCGAACGGCACCGTCTTCGGCCTCGCGGGCGCCGTATGGACGCGCGACGAGGCGAAGGCCGCGCGCGTCGCGGCCGCGCTGCGGATCGGCACGGTCTGGATCAACGACTACCACCCCTACGTCCCGCAGGCCGAGTGGGGCGGCTTCAAGCAGTCCGGAACCGGGCGCGAACTGGGCCCCTCCGGACTGGCCGAGTACCGCGAGGCCAAGCACATCTGGCGCAACACCAGTCCCACCCCGCAGGGATGGTTCAGCTGA
- a CDS encoding APC family permease, protein MATTHPPRETDDAELAEFGYKPELKRTLGNFHTFAAGISYISILTGTFQLFYFGYGSGGPAYWWSWPMVFGGQFMVALCFAELAARYPVAGSVYNWSKKIGNPHLGWLAGWMMLIASIVSISAVALAYQLTLPQISDTFQFVGDGTGKYDVATNAVILAAVLILFTTLVNAFGVKLMATINTAGVFIELIATVVLIVLFAVHITRGPQVVMETNGTGAGYGAGYLGAFLVASLASAYVMYGFDTAASLGEESLDPTRNAPRAIIRAIVASFVLGGLILLLALMSVSSLKGEQLSTDGLQYIVLDVLGSTAGKAMLWCVLIAVTVCALAVHTAAVRLAFAMARDNNLPASSKLAKCHPRFQTPVLPTVIIGILALAILVVNIRQPQIFTVVTSIGIIMIYLAYLGVTGPMLVARLRGRWQPAGDGRFSLGRWGLLVNVLAVLWGLGMTINLIWPRASVYNASAPFHWYLQWGAVLFVGVIAGGGFAYYWFVQRHRTGVLEEHRLESPAETATVD, encoded by the coding sequence ATGGCAACAACCCACCCACCCAGAGAGACCGACGACGCCGAACTCGCCGAGTTCGGCTACAAACCCGAACTCAAGCGCACCCTCGGCAACTTCCACACCTTCGCCGCCGGCATCAGCTACATCTCCATCCTGACCGGCACCTTCCAGCTCTTCTACTTCGGCTACGGCAGTGGCGGCCCCGCCTACTGGTGGTCGTGGCCGATGGTGTTCGGCGGCCAGTTCATGGTCGCCCTCTGCTTCGCTGAGCTGGCGGCCCGCTATCCCGTCGCGGGGTCCGTCTACAACTGGTCGAAGAAGATAGGCAATCCGCATCTGGGCTGGCTCGCCGGGTGGATGATGCTGATCGCGTCCATCGTGTCCATCTCGGCCGTGGCGCTGGCCTACCAGCTGACGCTGCCGCAGATCTCGGACACGTTCCAGTTCGTCGGCGACGGCACCGGCAAGTACGACGTGGCGACCAACGCGGTCATCCTGGCCGCGGTGTTGATCCTGTTCACCACCCTGGTGAACGCCTTCGGCGTCAAGTTGATGGCGACGATCAACACGGCGGGCGTGTTCATCGAGTTGATCGCCACCGTTGTACTGATCGTCCTGTTCGCCGTCCACATCACGCGCGGTCCGCAGGTCGTCATGGAGACCAACGGCACCGGCGCGGGCTACGGCGCCGGATACCTGGGCGCGTTCCTGGTGGCGTCGCTGGCGTCGGCGTACGTCATGTACGGCTTCGACACGGCCGCCTCGCTCGGCGAGGAGTCCCTCGACCCGACCCGCAACGCGCCCCGCGCGATCATCCGGGCGATCGTCGCCTCGTTCGTCCTCGGCGGTCTGATCCTTCTGCTGGCGCTGATGAGCGTGTCCAGTCTCAAGGGCGAGCAACTCTCCACGGACGGCCTCCAGTACATCGTGCTGGACGTGCTGGGCTCGACGGCCGGCAAGGCAATGCTGTGGTGCGTGCTGATCGCGGTCACCGTCTGCGCGCTGGCGGTGCACACGGCCGCGGTGCGGCTGGCGTTCGCAATGGCCCGGGACAACAACCTGCCCGCGTCCTCGAAGCTCGCCAAGTGTCATCCTCGGTTCCAGACACCGGTACTGCCGACCGTGATCATCGGGATCCTGGCGCTGGCGATCCTGGTGGTCAACATCCGCCAGCCGCAGATCTTCACGGTCGTCACCAGCATCGGCATCATCATGATCTACCTCGCCTACCTGGGCGTCACCGGCCCGATGCTGGTGGCGCGGCTGCGCGGCAGGTGGCAGCCGGCGGGCGACGGACGTTTCTCGCTGGGCCGTTGGGGACTGCTCGTCAATGTCCTGGCCGTGCTGTGGGGCCTCGGCATGACGATCAACCTGATCTGGCCGCGGGCCTCCGTCTACAACGCCAGCGCCCCCTTCCACTGGTACCTCCAGTGGGGCGCGGTGCTGTTCGTGGGTGTCATCGCGGGCGGCGGATTCGCCTACTACTGGTTCGTGCAGCGGCACCGCACCGGTGTGCTGGAGGAGCACCGGCTGGAGTCCCCCGCCGAGACAGCCACCGTCGACTGA
- a CDS encoding GMC family oxidoreductase: MRIDEFDYVVVGGGTAGNVVAARLSEDPSVTVCVLEAGPSDVGDDDVLRLERWMGLLESGYDWDYPVEPQASGNSFMRHARAKVLGGCSSHNSCIAFWAPAEDLDDWAAGGCTGWSAAELFPLYRRLESNDAPGDHHGRTGPVKLRTLKGADPCGAALLEACAQEGIPTTAFNTGTTVVRGANWFQINSDENNIRQSSSVAYLHPVMGKRPNLAVRTGVRAKKLILEGRRCVGAEYLDPDLIHTRAVRARREVIVSCGAIDSPKLLMLSGIGPAGHLGEVGVEVVVDAPGVGKNLQDHPEGVIMWEARQPMPTTSSQWWEAGIFYDTEPGLDRPDLMFHYGSVPFDMNTARHGFPTSENAFCLTPNVTRAKSRGTVRLRTRDYRDKPKVDPRYFTHEHDVRVMTYGLRLARRIAARPALSGWAGAELAPGPDVRSDDELLEYIHKTHNTVYHPSCTVKMGAAGDPTAPLDPRLRVKGVEGLRVADGSVMPDLVTVNPCITTMMIGEKCADLLKEDARA; the protein is encoded by the coding sequence ATGAGGATCGACGAGTTCGACTACGTCGTCGTCGGCGGCGGCACCGCGGGCAATGTCGTGGCGGCCCGGCTGTCGGAGGATCCCTCGGTCACGGTGTGCGTCCTGGAGGCCGGTCCGAGCGACGTCGGCGACGACGACGTCCTCAGACTGGAGCGCTGGATGGGCCTGCTGGAGTCCGGCTACGACTGGGACTATCCGGTCGAACCGCAGGCCAGCGGCAACAGCTTCATGCGCCACGCCCGCGCCAAGGTGCTCGGCGGCTGCTCCTCGCACAACTCCTGCATCGCCTTCTGGGCCCCGGCCGAGGATCTCGACGACTGGGCGGCGGGCGGCTGTACGGGCTGGAGCGCCGCCGAGTTGTTCCCGCTCTACCGGCGCCTGGAGAGCAACGACGCCCCCGGCGACCACCACGGCCGCACCGGCCCGGTGAAGCTGCGCACGCTGAAGGGCGCGGACCCGTGCGGCGCGGCCCTGCTGGAGGCGTGCGCGCAGGAAGGCATCCCCACCACAGCCTTCAACACCGGTACGACGGTGGTCCGCGGCGCCAACTGGTTCCAGATCAACTCCGACGAGAACAACATCCGGCAGTCCTCGTCGGTGGCCTACCTCCACCCGGTCATGGGCAAGCGGCCGAATCTGGCGGTGCGGACGGGCGTACGCGCCAAGAAGCTGATCCTGGAGGGGCGGCGGTGCGTCGGCGCCGAGTACCTCGACCCCGATCTGATCCACACCCGGGCGGTACGGGCCCGGCGCGAGGTGATCGTCTCCTGCGGGGCCATCGACTCCCCGAAGCTGCTGATGCTGTCCGGCATCGGCCCGGCCGGGCATCTCGGCGAGGTCGGCGTCGAGGTCGTGGTGGACGCGCCCGGCGTCGGCAAGAACCTCCAGGACCACCCCGAGGGCGTCATCATGTGGGAGGCCCGGCAGCCCATGCCGACCACCTCCAGCCAGTGGTGGGAGGCGGGCATCTTCTACGACACCGAACCGGGCCTGGACCGACCCGACCTGATGTTCCACTACGGCTCGGTGCCGTTCGACATGAACACGGCCCGGCACGGCTTTCCCACCTCCGAGAACGCCTTCTGCCTCACCCCGAACGTCACCCGCGCGAAGTCCCGCGGCACGGTCCGTCTGCGCACCCGTGACTACCGGGACAAGCCGAAGGTGGACCCGCGGTACTTCACGCACGAGCACGACGTCCGTGTGATGACCTACGGCCTCCGGCTCGCCCGCCGGATCGCCGCGCGGCCCGCCCTGAGCGGATGGGCGGGCGCGGAACTGGCGCCGGGCCCGGACGTCCGCTCGGACGACGAGCTGCTGGAGTACATCCACAAGACCCACAACACCGTCTACCACCCCTCCTGCACGGTGAAGATGGGCGCGGCCGGCGATCCCACGGCCCCGCTCGACCCACGGCTGCGGGTCAAGGGGGTCGAGGGACTGCGGGTGGCCGACGGGTCCGTGATGCCCGATCTCGTCACCGTCAATCCGTGCATCACGACGATGATGATCGGCGAGAAGTGCGCGGACCTGCTGAAGGAGGACGCGAGGGCCTAA